In Streptomyces erythrochromogenes, the DNA window GTCGCGTCGCTGAGCATCAACTACCGCACCCCGGAGGAGGTCATGGCGGCGGCCGAACCGGCCATCCGGGCCGCGCTGCCCGACGCCAACGTGCCGACGTCCATCCGCAGCAGCGGCATCCCGGTCGTCCACGGGTGCGTCACCGACCTGGAGTCGGTCCTGGACGGCTGGCTCGCCGCGCACTCCGGGGGGATCGCCTGCGTCATCGGCGATCCCGCGTTCCGGCCGACCTCCCGCGTCCGGTCGCTGACGCCGACGCTGTCGAAGGGGCTCGAGTTCGACCTGGTCGTCCTGGTCGACCCGGACCGGTTCGGCGAGGGCGTGGAGGGAGCCGTCGACCGCTACGTCGCGATGACCCGTGCGACCCGGCAGCTCGTCGTCCTGACGAGCTCATGACCGCCTCCGGCGGCCCTCTCCCGTCCGACCGGAGTACCCGCCATGGCGGTTGACGCGGACGTCGCGGTGGTGGGGGCGGGGCCGCTCGGGCTGAGCGCCGCGCTCCTGCTCGCCCGGGCGGGGCTGGGCGTCGTGGTGCTGGAACGCCGTCCCGGCCCGGTCACCGAGTCGCGGGCGACGGACCTGCACGCGCGGACCCTGGAGGCCCTGGCCCCGAGCGGGCTGGCCGAGGCCCTGCACCCGCTGGGGCGGCGCGTGGACACGGTCGACATGTGGTCCGGGCGGCGCCGGCTCGGCGGCTTCGACCTGGCACGGCTGCGCTCCCCGTACCCGTACGTCCTGACCGTCCCGCAGTGCGCCACCGAGGGACTGCTCGCGGCGGAGGCCGAGCGCGCGGGCGTGCGCGTGCACCGGGCGGCGGCCGTCCGGTCGGTGGCGGAGGACGCCGGCGGTGTCACCGTACGGTGCGAGGCCCTCGAACCGCTGCGCGCCCGCTGGGTGGTGGGGGCCGACGGCGCGTCGAGCACCCTGCGCGCCCTGACCGGGACGGCGTTCCGCGGCCGGACCTACGGGGGCACCTGGCAGCTCGCCGACCTGCAGGTCGACGGTCCTTCGACGGACCCGGCGCGGGTCCACATGGTCGGCGGTCCGCGCGGGCTGCTGGTCGTGCTGCCGATGCACCTGGACGGCTGGGCCCGGGTGGTGCTGCACCGGCCGGGCGGGCCCGTGCCGGACGGTACGGAGGACCCCTGGTCGCTCGCCGCCGAGGCGGCGGCCCGGGGCTGGACGGCGAGCGTCCGCGCCTGCCGCTGGACGAGCACCTTCCGCACCCAGCGACGGCTGGCCGGCCGTACGGGGAGCCGGCGGGTGCTGTTGATCGGCGACGCCGCCCACGTGTGCAGCCCGATCGGCGGGCAGGGTCTCAACCTCGGGCTCCGGGACGCCGTGTCCCTGGCCTCGGCCCTTCCGGGGGCGGAGCCCGACGGGCTCACCGCGTGGCACCGCGGCCGCCGCGCCGACGCCCTGCGCGTCCTGGCCCGTACCGATCTCGCCACGCGCGCCTGGACCCTGCGCGCGGCGCCCGCCCGGGCCGTCCGCGACACGGCCCTGCGCGGTGCGCTCACCACGCCGGCGGGCCGCCGCCTCCTCGCCGAGGCCGTCGCCGGCCCCGCTTGGCACCCGGACGCGCTGACGGTCCGTCGGGGGCGGTCGCGCAGCGGGTGTCCGGGACGGGCGGGCAGAAGACCCTCCGCCGCGCCAGGATCGGGGGCGGCCCGTCCCGGAGCGGACCGGCTGCTCGGCCAGCTGCCGCCGACGAGGCCCTCGTCAGGGCTTTCACCTGGGGTTTTGACGTCGGGAGATGCAGGTGGGTGGAGCGCGGCGGACAATCGGCAGGGATGGGGGGTGACCGGCGGCGGCGTACGCCGCGTCTGCCGCTTCTCGTCGAGAAGGAAGGTAATCCCATGGTTTTCGGATCCGGCCGTATACGGCGCGGGTGCACCGCTGTGTGTGCGTCCTCGCTGCTGGTCCTCGGGGGCGCCATCGGCGCCGGAGCGGCTGCCGCCGCTGAGCCCGCGTCTGGGACTGTGGGCGCGCGCGCGAGCGTTCCGCTGCAGGTCGACCCCAACGAGTTGCTCAGTCTCGAAAACGCCGCCCGTGCCAAGGCGGGTTGCGGCAACCTGACGATCGACCCCAAGGTGCAGGCCGCGGCCCAAAAGCTCGCCGACGACAACGTGGGCGTCAGCCACACGGGCTCGGACGGCTCCAGCGTCCAGGACCGGCTGAAGGCTGCCGGAGCGACGTACAACGCGTCCGCCGAGAACGTCTCGCAGGGGACGGATGCAGCGCAGGGGCACTTCGACCGGTGGATGAACTCCACCGGGGTCCACAAGCAAAACATCCTCAACTGCGCTTACACCAAGACGGGCATCGCGGTCAATGGCGACAGGGTCGTGCAGGTGTTCACCGACTGACCGGATCGGATCGGCACGCCGGCGCCGGCTCAGCCGGCGTCGGCGTGACCGTGTACCCGTGGCGGGGTGACCGCGAGGACGGGCGGGGCAGGGGTGCTCCAGCGGTGGCCGCAGGGGTCGAAGACCAGAAGCACCGGCCGTCCCGGGCGCTGGCGCCAGGAGATGCGTTCCGGCAGGCCGTCGCACACCGGACAGCACGGCAACGGGCCGTGCTCCGGCGCGCACCCGGGGGCGGCCGCGAGCGGCGTGACGTGCGGATCGCGCATGGAGGCTCCCTGGTCGTGCGGTTGGGCTGATCGCACTGTGCCATGCCCGGGGCCTCCTCCGCACGGGCGAATCATCCAGTGTTCTGGCTGGTCAGAGGTGCGGTCACCAGGAGGATTCCGGTCCTCTTGCGGGCACTCCGTGATCAACCGCTCCCGCAACCGGCCTCCACCAGGCCCGATTCGTACGCCGCTATCACCGCCTGGGCGCGGTCGCGGACGCCCAGCTTGCCGAAGATGCCGGTGATGTGGTTCTTGACCGTGGAGACGCTGATGTCCAGTTCTGCGGCGATCTCCGCGTTGTCGAGCCCGGCGGCCAGGAGCTGCCAGATCTCCCGTTCGCGCGGGGTCATGTCGGTCGGGGCCGCCGCGGCTGCCACGGCCGGGCGGGCGGGCGCGGGGGTCCGTACGTAGGCGGAGAGCAGCCGGGTGAGCAGCCGGGGTGCGACGACCGCCTCACCGCCGTGCACGGTGCGGACCGCGGCGCCCAGTTCCTCCGGGGAGACGTCCTTCGGGAGGAAGCCGTACGCTCCCGCGCGCAGGGCGGCGACCACGTACTCGTCCATGTCGAAGGTGCTGAGCGCCAGGACGCGGACGTCGGGGAGGGTCCGCGCCAGTTCCGCGGTGGCCTGGACGCCGTCGAGGACGGGCATCCGGATGTCCATGACGACCACGTCGGGCCGCAGTTCCCGGGCGAGGGCGACGGCGCGGGCGCCGTCCTCGGCCTCGCCGACCACCTCGAACTCGGGGTCCGGGCCGAGGATCAGGGCGAGGCCCCGCCGGACCAGCGGCTGGTCGTCGGCTATGAGCACACGGATCATCGGTGTCGTTCCCCTCCCTCGCCGCCCCGCCCCGCCGGTACCGGGAGGCGGGCCGCCACCCGGAATCCCCCGCCGTCGCGTGCGGCAGCCTCCAGGGTCCCGCCCTGGAGGGCTACGCGTTCGTGCATTCCGATCAGACCGTACCCGGTGCCCGCGGCGGGCCTGGCGGTCGGCGGCGGCGCACCGGCTCCGTCGTCGCACACCTCCACGGCGACCTCGTCCGGGTGGTACGTCACCCGGACCCGGGCGCGCGCCTGCCCGGCGTGCTTGCGGGTGTTGGTGAGCGCCTCCTGCACGATGCGGAAGAGGGTGAGGCCGACGCTGGGCGGCAGCGGGCGGACGGGGCCGTCGACGGTGAACTCCGTCTCCGTTCCGGCCAGCCGTGACTCGGTGACGATCCGCTCCAGGTCCGCGGCACCCGGCTGAGGCGCCGGAGGGGTTTCGTCCGGTTCTTCTCCGGCCCGCAGGACGTCGAGGAGTTGGCGCATCTCGCGCAGGGCGATGCGGCCGGAGTCCTCCAGGATGACGAGGGCTTCGCGGGCCGCCTCGGTGTCGTGCGCCAGGTTGGCCCGGGCGCCGCCCGCCATCAGCTGCATGGCGGTGATGTGGTGGGCGACGATGTCGTGGAGTTCCCGGGCGATCCGGCGGCGTTCCTCGGCGACCGCGCGCTCGGCCTGGCGGGCCTGGTTGGCCGCGACGTCCCGCTGCCAGCGGTTGATGACCAGGGCGGTGCCCGCGACCAGGGCTGCGGCCGCCGCATTGGCGGCGAGGGACAGGCCGGACGGAACGAGCGTGCCGCCCTGGCCCGCCGAGGCCAGCGGCACGGTCAGGGCGACGGCCGCTGCTGCGACCGCGGGCCGGCTGAAGCGGACCACCGAGTACAGGGCGACGGCGAGGCCGAGGGGGAAGTGCGGCGAGGTGTCCGCGATGACCACGTTGGGCACGACCCCCAGGGCCAGCACGGCCGCCAGCACGGCGACCGGCCGGCTGCGGCGCGCGAGCAGGCACATGGCGGCGGCCACGAGTGCGCCGGCGGCCGAGAGGGTGAGGGACATCCCTTCGGTCTGGGTTCCGACCGAGAACCCCAGCAGGTCCGCCGCGGCGGCGCCGATGGCCACCAATGCGTCGTTGCGCGTCCAGCGCAGCATGTCGGCGCCCTTGCCCATCTTTGCCGATCCTCCCCCGCCGGCGGGCCTTCCCGCCGGTGCGGGGCGGTTCGTGCCGGTTCCTCGCGTTCCATTCTGGCAGTCCGGCCGGCCGGTGCCGCCGTCCGGTGGTCTGGTTCCCGACCAGGACCAGGGTCCTGGTCGGGACCAGGATCCGGACCCTGCTCCCGGGGGCGGTTCCTCCCGTACGGCGACGATCGCGCGGTCCGCGCCTGATGGTCTGGAGACCGGCCGGGAACCCCCGGCCCGCCCCGCGACCTGAGGAGTCACGTGATCCGCGCCCTGACCGGGTTCTCGACGAGGAATCCGTGGAAGGTGATCGCCGTCTGGGCCGTGCTCGGCATCGCCCTGACGATCGCCGGCCAGGCGTTCGTCTTCCGCGCCACCCAGAGCAACACGGGCGATTTCCTGCCCCCGTCCTACGACTCGGCGGCGGCCCTGAAGGTCGCCGAGGAGCGGTTCGGGGTGAAGCCGGACGCCAACACCCTGACCGTGCTGGTGGCCCGGCCGGACGGCACGCGGCTGAGCGAGGCCGACGAACGGCGCATCGACGCGGAGGCCTCGAAGCTGGGCCGCCACCGGGTGGCCATGCCCAAGCCCGAGGAGGAGACGCCGTTCGCCCAGGACCACTCGCAGACCCCGAAGGTCGCGCCGGTCATGACGGCTCCCGACCGCGACTTCCGCCTGCTGTCCGTGGAGCTGAAGGGCAACCCCCAGGACCCCGGACTCCAGGACACCTACCGGGCCTTCCGCGAGCAGTCCCGGGCCGGGTTCGCCGAGGCCGGGTTCCGCACCGGCTACACGGGCGGGCTCGCCTCGACCGTCGACGACATCGACGCCGAGGAGACCCGGGCCCGGGTGATCGGCGCCGTGATGCTCGGCGTGATCGTGCTGCTGCACGTGCTGGTGTTCCGCAGCGTGCTCGCCGCCCTCCTGCCGCTGATCGTCGTGTCCATCATCGGCGGAGCCGCGACGGGCACGGTGGTCGGCGCCGCGATGCTGACCGGCGTCACCCTCGACCCCTCCACCCCGCAGCTGATCAGCGTCGTGCTGGTGGGCATCGGCATCGACTACTTCCTCTTCCTGCTGTTCCGCTTCCGCGAGCAGTTGCGCCGGCGGCCCGAGCAGCCGGGGCGGGCCGCGGCGGCCGAGGTGTCCGGGCGCGTGGGTACGGCGGTGACCTCGGCGGCGCTCACCATCGTCGCGGCGTTCGCCACGCTCGGGGTGGCCTCCTTCGGGCAGTTCCGGGTGCTCGGTCCGGCCATCGCCGTGTCCGTGCTGGTGATGCTCCTCGGCAGCCTCACCTTCATGCCGGCGCTGCTCGCGGTCACCGGGCGCAGGATGTTCTGGCCCTCGCGGTCCCACCGGCGCGAGCCCCGCGGCGGATCGGCCGCCCGGCTGGGCACGTGGCTGGTCCGGCGTCCCCTCACGGCGGCCCTCGCCTCCGTGGCACTGCTGGGCGCCCTCGCCGCGGGCATGGCCGGCATGCGGATGGACTACGGGTCGGGCGGCGCGGGCGGTGAGCGGACGGCCGCCGCGGCCACCGCGGCCGAGATCTCCCGGGCGATGCCGGCCGGTGTGTCGGATCCCATCAGCGTCTACGTCACCGCGTCGGACGGGGCACCGCTCACCACCGGGCGTCTCGACGGCCTGTCCGGGACGCTCTCCCGGCTGGAGGGGGTGGGGCAGGCCGCCCCGACGGTGCTGAGCGAGGACCGCCTGGCGGCGCGCATCGACCTGTTCCCGAACGCCGATCCGCACGGGCAGGAGGCCCGCGACCTGGCGTCGGGCACGGTCCGCGACGCGGTCTCCGCGCACCGGCCGGCCGGTACCGAGGCCCATGTGGGCGGCACCGCGGCGGTGTTCGCCGACGTCTCGACGGCCGTGGACAAGGACCTGCGGCTGGTGTTCCCGGTCGCGGCGGCCCTGATCGCGCTGATCCTGTTCCTGCTGCTGCGCAGCCTTCTCGCTCCGCTGATCCTGATGCTCGCGGTGGGTCTGGGGTTCGCCGCCACGCTGGGTGCCGCGGCGCTCGTCTTCCAGCACGGGCTGGACCAGCCGGGCGTGGCCTTCACGCTGCCGCTGGTGCTGTTCCTGTTCGTGGTCGCGCTGGGCACCGACTACAACATCCTCGTGACCGACCGGATCCGGGAAGAGATGGAACGGCCCGGTCCGGCCCGGGAGGCGGTGGCGCGGGCGGTACGGCACACCGCGCCGGCCGTGGCGACGGCCGGGGTGGTGCTGGCCGCCTCCTTCGGCAGCCTCGCGGTCAACCCGGTCGCGGCCACGCAGCAGATCGGCTTCGCGACGGCGCTCGGGATCCTGCTCTCCGCCTTCGTCCTGTCGATCGTCCTGGTACCGGCGTGCGCGGTGCTCCTGGGCCGGTCCCTCTGGTGGCCCGCGAAGCCCCGGCCGGCGGCGCTCCGGCCCGCGCCGGAAGCCGGGACGCCGGAACGCGTCCTGGTGCCCTGAGCACCGCGGCCCCTACGAACGCAGGCGCCGGGCGCGCGGGATCCCGTACGGGATCCGCGTGCACCGGCGCCTCCGGGCGGCGGGCCGCCCTCCGGGTCGGGCCGTCCTCCCTGTCCGGCCTCGTCGTCAGGACAGTGCGGCGACCTCGGGGTGGTCTCCCAGCCACGCGCGGACCGCCTGCTGCTCCTTGCCCTTGCCGGTCTGCTGGATCCGCGCCTCCAGGCCGGTGAGCTGCTCCTCGGTGAGCTTGAAGGAGCGCAGCCAGGCGGCCACCTCGGGCTCGTCGGCGGCGAAGCCCTTGCGGGCCAGGGTGTGGATGCCGTCGCCCTTGCCCCAGACGCCCTTGGGGTCCTCCAGCTTGGTCAGCTCGTACGAGGAGTACGCCCAGTGCGGCGACCACAGGACGGTGACCACCGGCTCCTTCTTGTCGTAGGCGCGCCCCAGTTCGGCGAGCATGCCGGGGGTGGAGCCGTCGACGACCTGGTACTCGCCCTCCAGGCCGTACTCCTTCATGACCTTGTCCTTCAGCAGGCTCATGGCGCCGGCGCTCGGCTCGATGCCGATGATGCGGCCCTTGAACTGCCCGGACTTGCCCTTGAGGTCGGCGAGCGAGCGGACGTCCTTCATGTACGAGGGCACGGCGAGCTCGATGGAGGTCGGGCCGTACCAGGAGCCGAGGTCTTCCAGCTTGTTGCCGTACTTCTCCCAGTACTGGGCGTGGGTGACGGGCAGCCAGGCGTCGGTCTGGAAGTCGAGGCCGCCGCCGGCCAGGCCGGTGTAGAGCGCGCCGGCCTCCAGCTGCCGGGTGTCGACCTTGAAGCCGCGCCGTTCCAGGAGCTCCTTCCAGAGGAAGGTGGAGGCGATGCCCTCGTCCCACGGGATGTAGCCGATCGAGACGGTGCGGCCCTTGCCGATGTTCTCGGCGCCTTCCGGTCCCTCCTCGCGGGCGGCGCCGCCGAAGGTGCTCAGGCCGCCCGCGACCAGGGCCAGTACGACGGCTCCGGTGACGGCGTAGGCGGGCTGGGGGCGGTGGTTCCACACGCGGGCGGCGCCGGTGGCGGCCGACCGGGCCCTGGCGAGGGTGCGCCGGCCGAGCGGGGAGACCTGGCGGCCGAGGGCCCCGGTCATCCGGTCGAGGTACATGGCGAGGATCACGATGGAGAGGCCGGCCTCGAAGCCGAGCCCGATGTCGACGTTGCCGATGGCCCGGTAGACGGCGCCGCCGAGTCCGCCGCCGCCGACCATGCCGGCGATGACGACCATGGACAGGCCGAGCATGATGACCTGGTTGACGCCCGCCATGAGGGTGGGCAGGGCCAGCGGCAGCTGGACGCGGACGAGGGTGTCGCGCGGGGTGGTGCCGAACGCTTCGGCGGCCTCGACCAGTTCGGCGTCGACCTGGCGGATGCCGAGTTCGGTCATCCGTACGCCCGGCGGCAGCGAGAAGACGATGGTAGCGATGATGCCGGGCACCACGCCGACCCCGAAGAAGATGATGCCGGGGATGAGGTAGACCATGGCCGGCATGGTCTGCATGAAGTCGAGGACCGGCTTCATGACGGCGCTGACCCGGTCGGACCGGGCCGCCCAGATGCCGAGCGGGATCGCGAACACCAGGGTGACGAGGGTGGCGACCAGGACCAGCGACAGCGTGGACATGGCGTCGGACCAGAGCCCGACGGAGTCGACGAGGGCGAAACCGGCGAAGGCGAGCACGCCCGCGAGCAGGCCGCGCAGCCACCAGGCCGCGATGGCGAGGATGCCCGCGAACAGCAGCGGGGCGGGCGCGGAGAGGACGGCGACGAGGCCGTCGTAGAGACCGGTGACGAGTGCGCTGATGGCGTCGAACAGCCAGGACAGCCGGCTCTGGAGGAAGTCGACTCCGCTGTCGACCCAGGCGCCGAGGGGAATGCGGGGCATCAGGCGGCCACCTCCGCGCAGCGCACCGGGGCCCGTTGCTCGTCACCGATGAAGGCGACGAGGCGGTCCTGGGGTACGGAGCCGACGACGCCGCCGTCGGTGCCGGTGACGGCGACCGGGTGCGGGACGCGCGCGCTGACGGCGCACAGGTCGGCGAGGGGGGTGTCGGCGCTGACGGTGGGGCAGCCGCAGGTGCCTGCGTGGGGGCGGGCCGGGCCGGTCGTCGTCATCACCGCGTCGGCGGTCAGCACCCGGGAGCGGTCGACGTCCTGGACGAAGGAGGCGACGTAGTCGTCGGCGGGGCGGGTGAGGATGTCCTCGGCCGTGCCCTGCTGGACGATGCGGCCGTCGCGCATGACGGCGATGCCGTCGCCCAGGCGCATGGCCTCGTTGAGGTCGTGCGTGATGAAGACGATGGTCTTGCGCAGGCTGCGCTGGAGTTCGAGGAGCTGGTCCTGCATGTCGCGGCGGATGAGCGGGTCCAGGGCGCTGAAGGACTCGTCCATCAGCAGGAGGTCGGCGTCGGTGGCCAGGGCCCGGGCGAGGCCGACTCTCTGCTGCATGCCGCCGGAGAGCTCGTCGGGCCAGGCCATCTCCCAGCCTTCGAGCCCGCACAGGGCCAGGGCCTCGGCTGCCCGGCGGTCGCGCTCGGCGCGGGGCACCCCCTGTACCTCCAGCCCGTAGCCGGCGTTCTCCAGAACGTTGCGGTGCGGGAAGAGAGCGAAGTGCTGGAAGACCATGGATATCTTCGTGGACCGGACGCGGCGCAGCTCGCGCGCGCTGAGCGCGGTGAGGTCCTGGCCGCCGAAGAGGATGCGTCCCGCGGTGGGCTCGAGCAGGCCGTTCAGCATGCGCAGCAGGGTGGACTTGCCGGAACCCGACAGCCCCATGACGACGAAGATCTGGCCGGGCTCGACGTCGAAGGAGACGTCGATGACCGCGGCCGTCGCTCCGTCGGCGCGCAGCTCGGCGCGGTCGCTGCCGCCTTCGAGTGCGCGCACGGCGTCATCGGGCCGGTTTCCGAACACCTTGTAGACGTGCTCGGCCTGGAGCGTTGACACATACACCTCGCGGGTCGTACCGGGTACGGCGCGCGGGTCGGGCCGGCGCGGCCGTGGAGCGGGACGGGGTCCGCCCGCATGCGCCCCGTCCTCCGGCACAAGGTGCCGGAGGACGGGGTTCCGCTCCAGCTGCGCCGATGCCCGGCATTCACTCCGGCAAACGCGCGCGTGATCCACCTCACGCGCGGCCTCACGTGCGGGTGATGACTACAGGACGCGGAAGCCGGCGACGGCGGGGTGACGGCGGTCACGATGGAACGTCAGGTGGTCCCACGTGGGGAAGGCCAGGTCGGTCACGGCGACGAGCAGGCCGGAGGGGGCGTGCACGGTGCGGCGTACGGTCAGGCCGCAGGCGGGGGCGGAGGCCGGGGCGGCGGCCGGCGGGTGGATGGTGCGGGTCATGGTGATGGTCTCGGCGACCCGGCCGCCCGCCGCGGCCCGCTCCAGCCAGCTCTGGAGGCAGGCCAGGTCCTGGTCGGTGGAGCGCTCCGCCCGGTTGCGGCAGACGGCCAGCTCGGGGGTGCGCGCGACGACGTCCGGGCTGAAGTGGGTGACGGCGTGCCGGAGGGTCTCCCCGGCCCGGCCCCGCTCGCGGTGGTGATGGACCAGGGTGCGGTCCCCGCCCGACATGCGGAGCGGTACGGCGAGCGAGGGCGGGACGCTGACCACCGTGACCCAGCTCCGGGTCAGGCCGGGCGCGGGGGACACAGGGGACGCAGGCCCGAGGGCCACCGGATCGGGCGCGGCGGGGACGGCCTCGGCCATGACGGCGGGGCGGGAGCCGCGGCGCCCGGTCACGACCAGGCCGTCCTCGCGCAGGTACTGCAGGGCGGCCCTGATGGTCTGCCGGTTGACCTGGTAGCGGGCGGCGAGACTGCGCTCGGAGGGCAGTCTTCCGCCGGGGGTGTGCGCGGCGCGGTCGAGATCGCGGCGCAGTGCTGCGGCGATCCGCTGGTACTTGGGCATGGCGGCCGGGCCGCCGCCCCGCGAAGGGGAGGGCATGGCTTCTCCTCTGACGGGTGGTCAAGGACTGCGCGGTGCCCGACCAACCTAGCATTGGTCTATACCTTTAAGTGAGAGGGGATCGGACCCCGCCGTCACCTTGGCCGGTTCCGAACCACTCGGTGCCGACCAGTTCCCGGCTGTCGGGGCTGAATCGGAGGATGTCCGGTGTGTCCCACAGCCAGGGCCTGCTGCCGAAGGTGGTTGCGAAGAACCGCTCGCGTTCCTGCGCGTTCGCATTCCGTGGGCGAGGTCCACGGAATCGCCTGTGAAGCGGGGGGTGACGGACAGCGGGGCGCCCGTCACCGTCGCGGTCCGATCACCGTCGAAGGTCAGTCGCATGGGAAGAACTCCCGGCGGGCCGGCGGTCAGTCGCGGTAGACGAGGATGAAGTCCCCGTAGGGGTGGCTGCCGTGGTGGTTCGCCGTCTCGTCGAGGGCCCCGCGCAGGGTGCGCAGGTGGTCCGTGGTGAGCTGGAGCGGCGGCTCGTCCGGCTGGTGCGTGGTGCCGCGGGGGTAGTCCTCGCCCGGCGTGGTGGTCATCTCGATGTGGCAGCC includes these proteins:
- a CDS encoding ABC transporter permease/substrate binding protein, translating into MPRIPLGAWVDSGVDFLQSRLSWLFDAISALVTGLYDGLVAVLSAPAPLLFAGILAIAAWWLRGLLAGVLAFAGFALVDSVGLWSDAMSTLSLVLVATLVTLVFAIPLGIWAARSDRVSAVMKPVLDFMQTMPAMVYLIPGIIFFGVGVVPGIIATIVFSLPPGVRMTELGIRQVDAELVEAAEAFGTTPRDTLVRVQLPLALPTLMAGVNQVIMLGLSMVVIAGMVGGGGLGGAVYRAIGNVDIGLGFEAGLSIVILAMYLDRMTGALGRQVSPLGRRTLARARSAATGAARVWNHRPQPAYAVTGAVVLALVAGGLSTFGGAAREEGPEGAENIGKGRTVSIGYIPWDEGIASTFLWKELLERRGFKVDTRQLEAGALYTGLAGGGLDFQTDAWLPVTHAQYWEKYGNKLEDLGSWYGPTSIELAVPSYMKDVRSLADLKGKSGQFKGRIIGIEPSAGAMSLLKDKVMKEYGLEGEYQVVDGSTPGMLAELGRAYDKKEPVVTVLWSPHWAYSSYELTKLEDPKGVWGKGDGIHTLARKGFAADEPEVAAWLRSFKLTEEQLTGLEARIQQTGKGKEQQAVRAWLGDHPEVAALS
- a CDS encoding quaternary amine ABC transporter ATP-binding protein, which gives rise to MSTLQAEHVYKVFGNRPDDAVRALEGGSDRAELRADGATAAVIDVSFDVEPGQIFVVMGLSGSGKSTLLRMLNGLLEPTAGRILFGGQDLTALSARELRRVRSTKISMVFQHFALFPHRNVLENAGYGLEVQGVPRAERDRRAAEALALCGLEGWEMAWPDELSGGMQQRVGLARALATDADLLLMDESFSALDPLIRRDMQDQLLELQRSLRKTIVFITHDLNEAMRLGDGIAVMRDGRIVQQGTAEDILTRPADDYVASFVQDVDRSRVLTADAVMTTTGPARPHAGTCGCPTVSADTPLADLCAVSARVPHPVAVTGTDGGVVGSVPQDRLVAFIGDEQRAPVRCAEVAA
- a CDS encoding MMPL family transporter, which produces MIRALTGFSTRNPWKVIAVWAVLGIALTIAGQAFVFRATQSNTGDFLPPSYDSAAALKVAEERFGVKPDANTLTVLVARPDGTRLSEADERRIDAEASKLGRHRVAMPKPEEETPFAQDHSQTPKVAPVMTAPDRDFRLLSVELKGNPQDPGLQDTYRAFREQSRAGFAEAGFRTGYTGGLASTVDDIDAEETRARVIGAVMLGVIVLLHVLVFRSVLAALLPLIVVSIIGGAATGTVVGAAMLTGVTLDPSTPQLISVVLVGIGIDYFLFLLFRFREQLRRRPEQPGRAAAAEVSGRVGTAVTSAALTIVAAFATLGVASFGQFRVLGPAIAVSVLVMLLGSLTFMPALLAVTGRRMFWPSRSHRREPRGGSAARLGTWLVRRPLTAALASVALLGALAAGMAGMRMDYGSGGAGGERTAAAATAAEISRAMPAGVSDPISVYVTASDGAPLTTGRLDGLSGTLSRLEGVGQAAPTVLSEDRLAARIDLFPNADPHGQEARDLASGTVRDAVSAHRPAGTEAHVGGTAAVFADVSTAVDKDLRLVFPVAAALIALILFLLLRSLLAPLILMLAVGLGFAATLGAAALVFQHGLDQPGVAFTLPLVLFLFVVALGTDYNILVTDRIREEMERPGPAREAVARAVRHTAPAVATAGVVLAASFGSLAVNPVAATQQIGFATALGILLSAFVLSIVLVPACAVLLGRSLWWPAKPRPAALRPAPEAGTPERVLVP
- a CDS encoding CAP domain-containing protein, producing MLSLENAARAKAGCGNLTIDPKVQAAAQKLADDNVGVSHTGSDGSSVQDRLKAAGATYNASAENVSQGTDAAQGHFDRWMNSTGVHKQNILNCAYTKTGIAVNGDRVVQVFTD
- a CDS encoding GntR family transcriptional regulator → MPSPSRGGGPAAMPKYQRIAAALRRDLDRAAHTPGGRLPSERSLAARYQVNRQTIRAALQYLREDGLVVTGRRGSRPAVMAEAVPAAPDPVALGPASPVSPAPGLTRSWVTVVSVPPSLAVPLRMSGGDRTLVHHHRERGRAGETLRHAVTHFSPDVVARTPELAVCRNRAERSTDQDLACLQSWLERAAAGGRVAETITMTRTIHPPAAAPASAPACGLTVRRTVHAPSGLLVAVTDLAFPTWDHLTFHRDRRHPAVAGFRVL
- a CDS encoding sensor histidine kinase, giving the protein MGKGADMLRWTRNDALVAIGAAAADLLGFSVGTQTEGMSLTLSAAGALVAAAMCLLARRSRPVAVLAAVLALGVVPNVVIADTSPHFPLGLAVALYSVVRFSRPAVAAAAVALTVPLASAGQGGTLVPSGLSLAANAAAAALVAGTALVINRWQRDVAANQARQAERAVAEERRRIARELHDIVAHHITAMQLMAGGARANLAHDTEAAREALVILEDSGRIALREMRQLLDVLRAGEEPDETPPAPQPGAADLERIVTESRLAGTETEFTVDGPVRPLPPSVGLTLFRIVQEALTNTRKHAGQARARVRVTYHPDEVAVEVCDDGAGAPPPTARPAAGTGYGLIGMHERVALQGGTLEAAARDGGGFRVAARLPVPAGRGGEGGERHR
- a CDS encoding FAD-dependent oxidoreductase; this translates as MAVDADVAVVGAGPLGLSAALLLARAGLGVVVLERRPGPVTESRATDLHARTLEALAPSGLAEALHPLGRRVDTVDMWSGRRRLGGFDLARLRSPYPYVLTVPQCATEGLLAAEAERAGVRVHRAAAVRSVAEDAGGVTVRCEALEPLRARWVVGADGASSTLRALTGTAFRGRTYGGTWQLADLQVDGPSTDPARVHMVGGPRGLLVVLPMHLDGWARVVLHRPGGPVPDGTEDPWSLAAEAAARGWTASVRACRWTSTFRTQRRLAGRTGSRRVLLIGDAAHVCSPIGGQGLNLGLRDAVSLASALPGAEPDGLTAWHRGRRADALRVLARTDLATRAWTLRAAPARAVRDTALRGALTTPAGRRLLAEAVAGPAWHPDALTVRRGRSRSGCPGRAGRRPSAAPGSGAARPGADRLLGQLPPTRPSSGLSPGVLTSGDAGGWSAADNRQGWGVTGGGVRRVCRFSSRRKVIPWFSDPAVYGAGAPLCVRPRCWSSGAPSAPERLPPLSPRLGLWARARAFRCRSTPTSCSVSKTPPVPRRVAAT
- a CDS encoding response regulator — its product is MIRVLIADDQPLVRRGLALILGPDPEFEVVGEAEDGARAVALARELRPDVVVMDIRMPVLDGVQATAELARTLPDVRVLALSTFDMDEYVVAALRAGAYGFLPKDVSPEELGAAVRTVHGGEAVVAPRLLTRLLSAYVRTPAPARPAVAAAAAPTDMTPREREIWQLLAAGLDNAEIAAELDISVSTVKNHITGIFGKLGVRDRAQAVIAAYESGLVEAGCGSG